The Lachnospiraceae bacterium KM106-2 nucleotide sequence TATCTCAACAGATAATTCTTCCTTTTGTCTTTGAAAAAGTTCATATTCCTCTTTAGATTCAATATTTCTAGGAAGTGCTTCAAACTTTGCACGTAATGTAGTCAGCGCTTGTACAATCTTTTGATCAAAAGCTTTCTGTTCATCACTTGTTAATTCATCATACAAATCAACTACTTCATCTTCTAAAAAGTCTTCCCAGTCAAATTCATACTCAGAATCCTTTGTATCTTGTTCTGCACAAAAGTTCGCATAACAAAAATCTACTAAACACTTTGGTGTAAATAGTTTCATTGTATGGTCCACGGCTGCAACACTAGACGCCTCTTTCTTTTTCATTTGTTGAAACATTGCCTGTTTTTCTTGCATTGATTTATTCATTTTATTCTTATAAGCCATCTATCTATTACCTCTTTTTTCTTTACTACCGTTAAAATTGTAGCTATTCATGATTAGTGTATACGGATTCAGTGTAATATTCAAGAAGGTTCTTTATTTTACTACATTAGATTTCGTGATCGTTTCTTAGAAATGCTCCCCATTTTCATAATATTTTTCTTTTTCAAACACGGTAAACGCTAGATCCATGCTTTCGATCTTTAACTCTTCTCTTATTATATTAGTAATTATTTTGGCTACCATATCTTGCACTGTTTGTCCTCGATCAAACCAACTTACTTCAACAAAAGGATATACTTCTGCTATCTTACCATTTCTGATTGCAACCGACTTAATACATTCTATTTCAAAATAATCTCTTGGGCATTGTACTACCTCTACTAGTTGATCAATCATCTTTTCGCTTATCTTACAAAGTTCGTTTTCATTGATTCCTCTTACTTTTATTTGTGGCATATTATTTCTCCTGTTATATTTAAAAATACATCCTTTCATGAATAAAAGGACTTAATTAGTTGTTAAATTATATGGTTTCTATTTGTTTTTGCTTTTATACTTTGATGGTGATTGGGAGTATTCCAAGTTCACTATTTTAACAGGTTGTGGTTTTAACAACGAATCAAACAAATCAGATCATGAAACACCTACAACAAGCGAATTACAAGAAATGATCAACCAGGAAACTAACTTAGTCGTTTTAGATGTTCGTACCGAATCAGAATATCTTTCGGGCCATATTTAAATGCACTCTTACTTCCTTATGACCAAATCTCAGAAACATCCCTTCCTAATAAGGATTCAAAAATAATTGTTTATTGTCACATCGGACGTAGAAGCGCTATTGCAGCACAAAGAATTAACTGCTCTAAGATACACAAATTCCTTAGACTGTGGTGCAATTACTAATTGTATATCAGAATCAACTATAAAGTAAAGTTAATAGCTCAAATAAGTGGAGGGTCCCCTTCTTTGAGCTATAATAATCTTAATTAACAATACAGAGCTTTTAATAATTGTAAACTCCTGAACTTTGCAAAAGTAAAATTGAGATAACCATAACGAATCCGCTTTATTCTCTATTTCATTTTCTCACGAACAGCATTTACCACATCTATATCTGCTGGAAGCCAGTCTACACTATCTAATTCCGTAAGTAAAAGCCATTTTGCATCTTCATGCTCCAATAGCTCTAACTTGCCGTCTACTACTTCACACCAGTAACAATCCATCGTCAAATGGAAATTGGGATAATCATATTCTACCGTATGAAGATACTCTCCAACCTGAATCTCTGTGGCTAATTCTTCTTTAATTTCTCGCTTTAATGCTTCTTGTTTTTCTTCCCCTTCTTCAATCTTTCCACCTGGGAATTCCCAGCCATCTTTAAACTCTCCATAACCTCGTTGGGTGGCAAAGATCATGGTTTGTCCATTTACTTTTTTATGAATTACTGCAGCTACTACTTGAATTGTTTTCATTGGTTTCTCCTTGATTACTTTTATTTTATTAAATAGTCATATACATCTTCTTTTACTGGTTGATTTAATCGATAAATGATATTAACGATCGGAAGTACATCTCCCTTATCATTTTTTATTGTTGTCTCAT carries:
- a CDS encoding mutator mutT protein is translated as MKTIQVVAAVIHKKVNGQTMIFATQRGYGEFKDGWEFPGGKIEEGEEKQEALKREIKEELATEIQVGEYLHTVEYDYPNFHLTMDCYWCEVVDGKLELLEHEDAKWLLLTELDSVDWLPADIDVVNAVREKMK